In the Clostridiales bacterium genome, GTATTTGTCGCACAAATCGTAAAAATAATCGTCATGCTGGTAATGGGCCAAGCGGATTGTATTCGCTCCGATTTCGCGTATCAGCTCCATGTCTTCTTCGTGATGTTCTTTTAATATGGCGTTGCCGATCTCGGGCCTGTCTTGATGACGACAAACCCCGCGCAAAGGATATTTTTGGCCGTTGAGGAAGAAGCCTTCATTTGGGTCAATATGAAAAGTTCTAAAGCCTATGTTTTTTACGATTTCGTCCTCTACAACGCCGCTATTTATTAGTTGAATTTTTATCGTATAAAGATAAGGGTCTTTTACGCCGTTCCATAAGCGAACATTTTTTATCTCTAATTTTTCGGCGCCTGAGGCGACTTCTTTGCCTTGGGCGTCGTAAATAGTCGCGGCTATTTGCCCTTCTCCGATTATATAAGGCGTTATATCCACAAGGCCGTTATTGTCTTGGACAGTAGCGTCAATCTTGGCGCCGCACGAACCAAAAAAGTCTAGGTCAAAATGGTTTTTGGAAACTATAATTATATTTACATCCCGATAAATTCCGCCGTAAAATGTAAAATCGGCTTTTTGGGGATAGACTTTGTTAGTCTTTCTGTTATCAGCGGCCACGGCGATTATGTTTTTTTCTTTGATTGCATTGGTAATATTAAATCTAAAAGTGGAATATCCGCCGTCGTGACGGCCTATATATTCGCCGTTGACATAAACTTCGGCCGACGAGTTAACGCCCTTGAATTCTATATAAACCAATTCATCGTTTTTTAACTCGGGCTTGTCCAATTCGCGCATATACCAGCAAACGCCGCGGTAATAATCGTTGCCGCCGTCTTGGCCGTCTTTTCCGTTCCAAGTATGGGGCAAATTGATTTTTTCGCCCGCCGTATGCTCAACAGCCGAGATGCCCACATCTTGTTTGATAAATTTCCAGTCATTGTTTATGTTAAAAACCTTTCTCATCTTATCCTCCTGTTTTAGCGATTAAAAAAT is a window encoding:
- a CDS encoding glycoside hydrolase family 2 protein, with product MRKVFNINNDWKFIKQDVGISAVEHTAGEKINLPHTWNGKDGQDGGNDYYRGVCWYMRELDKPELKNDELVYIEFKGVNSSAEVYVNGEYIGRHDGGYSTFRFNITNAIKEKNIIAVAADNRKTNKVYPQKADFTFYGGIYRDVNIIIVSKNHFDLDFFGSCGAKIDATVQDNNGLVDITPYIIGEGQIAATIYDAQGKEVASGAEKLEIKNVRLWNGVKDPYLYTIKIQLINSGVVEDEIVKNIGFRTFHIDPNEGFFLNGQKYPLRGVCRHQDRPEIGNAILKEHHEEDMELIREIGANTIRLAHYQHDDYFYDLCDKYGMVVWAEIPYISKHMSEANDNAIQQMKELIYQHYHRPSIVCWGLSNEITISPAGKDRYDFHVELNNLCHEIDKTRKTAIACYMPCRISNKLNRIPDLVSYNLYFGWYLPWTWLAGWKLDAYHRKYPNEIIGLSEYGAEGMPNLHSKTPIRGDNTEEYQAIYHEKMIDIINKRDYLWATHIWNMFDFGSDGRNQGGEPGMNHKGLVTFDRKTKKDSFYLYKAYWSDEPFVHICSKRFVNRTGKTTKIKVYTNQEQVSLYNNDKLIATQQGRYIFEFVIEMEEVNNIKVISGNLTDSCVIKRVKKKDRSYILRSASNNKSWEK